Proteins from a genomic interval of Luteibacter pinisoli:
- a CDS encoding type II toxin-antitoxin system VapC family toxin, producing the protein MIFLDTNVLSELVRECPDTNVLGWFQSSRRTELATTSVSKAEVLFGLESMADGRKRRDLSAKIHRLFVGHFDGRVVPFDEVASEWYGRVRAKCKRKGKFPGDMDTMIAAIALSHDASLATRNTKDFEAFAIDLINPWNFEAGCLTHARLVDSSATAREGLPATYQCRTN; encoded by the coding sequence ATGATCTTTCTCGATACCAACGTCTTGTCCGAGTTGGTCCGAGAGTGCCCAGATACGAACGTCCTTGGGTGGTTTCAATCGTCCCGTCGTACCGAACTAGCTACGACGTCCGTTTCGAAAGCCGAAGTCCTCTTCGGTCTCGAGAGCATGGCCGACGGTCGTAAGCGCCGGGATCTCTCGGCGAAGATTCACCGTCTTTTCGTCGGTCATTTTGACGGGCGAGTGGTCCCTTTCGACGAAGTTGCATCCGAGTGGTATGGGAGGGTTCGGGCTAAGTGCAAGCGCAAAGGCAAGTTTCCGGGCGACATGGATACCATGATCGCCGCGATTGCCCTTTCGCACGACGCCTCTCTTGCGACAAGGAATACGAAGGACTTCGAAGCGTTCGCGATCGATCTGATCAATCCCTGGAACTTCGAAGCTGGGTGTCTAACTCATGCGCGACTGGTTGACTCAAGTGCAACGGCACGCGAAGGTTTGCCTGCTACTTACCAATGCAGAACGAACTGA